The following coding sequences are from one Shewanella violacea DSS12 window:
- a CDS encoding chloride channel protein, protein MQNRIKNTYARCQVYLRTNLQDTLSQAKLSLQLCMLALLFAIIASGVIILFRLLLLWLNNYTQTSELKFTEIIDDWRVLLPLFGAILIWLVARMGSKRYKRMGIAYVLHRVKLHYGKVPLQSAPGQFFQALFALATNFSVGREGPAIHLGAVSASVLAEKFNLPDNSVRIMCSGGIAAGIAATFNAPLAGVFFVFEVILREYKLHYFFPIMISAICGAVSSQLVFGNIHEYDQIGVINIPLSQYPILAIIGLIIGCVAALFNYSLLKVTAKGQNKPLIYRLLLAGVVTTVVGLFLPEALGSGDLAIERAISEHPSLLFLFALLVGKIIATIAALGLGIPGGIIGPLFGIGALLGAILASVSAAAFPSIAPYIGLYTIIGMTAMMGVCLGAPLAALIALLELTNNASMILPAMFVSIPAFLVAHQGFNSKSLLYKQLEIMGLGYKVSPVKQGLMKTGVRALMDRRLVIVRDNEELLLEVLKRAEGRSVLVRNTQGDIQMLQLELQITDDASTLTKHPIQGVTDRATLNEVYQILSRERRGEVYIYQDDKDNVVGVISWALLQKEINSGQI, encoded by the coding sequence GTGCAAAACAGAATAAAAAACACCTATGCACGATGCCAGGTATACCTGAGAACAAATCTGCAAGACACGCTATCTCAAGCTAAGCTCAGTCTGCAATTGTGTATGTTAGCCCTGTTATTTGCCATCATAGCCTCCGGAGTCATCATTCTCTTTAGGTTATTGCTCCTCTGGCTAAACAACTATACCCAAACTAGCGAACTCAAGTTTACTGAGATCATAGACGACTGGCGAGTGCTTTTACCCCTCTTTGGTGCAATTTTAATCTGGTTAGTGGCTCGAATGGGCTCTAAACGCTATAAACGCATGGGTATCGCCTATGTGCTCCACAGAGTAAAACTGCATTATGGCAAGGTTCCGCTACAATCGGCCCCAGGCCAATTCTTTCAGGCGCTATTTGCACTTGCCACTAACTTTTCCGTCGGCCGTGAAGGTCCAGCCATACATCTGGGAGCCGTCAGTGCCAGTGTCTTGGCTGAGAAGTTTAACCTGCCCGACAATAGTGTCCGTATCATGTGTTCCGGTGGTATAGCCGCGGGTATAGCCGCCACCTTTAACGCGCCTCTTGCCGGTGTATTTTTCGTATTCGAGGTCATATTACGGGAATATAAACTGCATTACTTTTTCCCAATAATGATATCGGCTATCTGTGGCGCAGTATCCAGCCAACTGGTCTTCGGTAATATTCATGAGTATGACCAAATTGGAGTCATTAATATTCCACTGTCCCAATACCCTATTCTGGCCATCATAGGGCTCATTATTGGTTGTGTTGCCGCTCTGTTTAACTACTCACTGTTAAAGGTCACCGCCAAAGGACAAAACAAACCCTTAATCTATCGCTTGCTCTTAGCTGGTGTAGTCACCACTGTGGTGGGACTCTTCCTACCAGAAGCCTTAGGCAGTGGCGACCTTGCCATCGAGCGGGCGATAAGTGAACATCCTAGTTTACTCTTCCTCTTTGCTCTGCTCGTCGGAAAAATCATTGCTACCATTGCCGCCCTCGGTCTGGGTATTCCTGGTGGGATCATAGGTCCTCTATTTGGCATAGGCGCCCTACTCGGCGCCATACTGGCTAGCGTCAGTGCCGCAGCCTTTCCCTCTATCGCTCCCTATATCGGCCTCTACACCATAATAGGCATGACGGCCATGATGGGCGTTTGCCTCGGTGCACCACTGGCGGCACTGATCGCACTGCTGGAGTTAACCAACAATGCTTCGATGATTTTACCTGCCATGTTTGTTAGCATCCCGGCATTCCTGGTCGCGCATCAGGGGTTTAACTCCAAATCCCTGCTGTATAAACAGTTAGAGATCATGGGCCTAGGTTACAAGGTCTCTCCAGTCAAACAGGGACTGATGAAAACTGGTGTTCGCGCCTTGATGGATAGACGCTTGGTCATTGTCAGAGATAATGAGGAGTTATTGCTAGAGGTATTAAAGCGAGCTGAGGGTCGCTCAGTACTGGTCAGAAATACTCAAGGTGACATTCAGATGCTCCAGCTTGAGCTGCAGATCACCGATGATGCCAGCACCTTGACCAAGCACCCTATTCAGGGGGTAACCGACAGGGCAACGCTCAATGAAGTCTACCAAATTCTATCTCGGGAACGTCGTGGTGAAGTCTATATCTACCAAGATGACAAAGATAATGTCGTCGGTGTCATTAGCTGGGCACTACTTCAAAAAGAGATAAATTCGGGGCAGATTTAA
- a CDS encoding DUF6776 family protein has product MANYHRWLDRIQVLERKIRPSSVYLLLLVLIAFVLGGISYNLWSDYNRPRQENNTEQLGKLTEQLNIQAQTLAARNLELALSRETNAKMQDLFAEQHGKEKDLLRELAFYRSIMAPESIADGVAIHGLEFPPGLLPNQYRLKLILTQLQKRKLSLKGRAEFSFIGLQDGKVVELSLGALTDNKSLSFKFRYFQVLETAVTLPPSFKLSRIIAKVIVPSSP; this is encoded by the coding sequence ATGGCAAATTATCATCGTTGGCTGGATCGTATTCAAGTACTCGAACGAAAAATTCGGCCATCGAGTGTTTACTTACTGCTGCTGGTATTGATTGCTTTTGTCTTGGGAGGGATCAGTTATAATTTATGGTCTGACTATAATCGACCCAGGCAAGAGAATAACACAGAACAGCTTGGTAAATTGACTGAGCAGCTGAATATTCAGGCTCAAACCTTAGCAGCCAGAAACCTGGAGCTGGCATTGTCTAGAGAAACTAATGCTAAGATGCAGGACTTGTTCGCAGAGCAGCATGGCAAAGAGAAAGACTTGCTTAGGGAACTGGCATTTTATCGCAGTATCATGGCACCGGAGAGTATTGCCGATGGCGTAGCCATTCATGGTTTAGAGTTTCCCCCAGGTTTGTTACCGAACCAATATCGACTCAAGCTTATCCTGACACAGCTACAAAAACGTAAGCTGTCACTCAAGGGTAGAGCCGAATTTTCCTTTATTGGGCTTCAAGATGGAAAAGTCGTTGAACTGAGTTTAGGGGCACTCACAGATAATAAGAGTTTGAGTTTTAAGTTTCGATATTTTCAAGTGCTGGAGACAGCAGTTACTTTACCCCCAAGCTTTAAACTGTCAAGAATCATAGCTAAGGTCATAGTTCCATCGAGCCCGTAG
- the erpA gene encoding iron-sulfur cluster insertion protein ErpA codes for MTEQTAEQVTEADDALPIRFTDAAALKVKTLMDEEENDALKLRVYVTGGGCSGFQYGFTFDEKINEGDFTVEKQGVQLVVDPMSLQYLVGGEVDYTSGLEGSRFFVKNPNATTTCGCGASFSV; via the coding sequence ATGACCGAACAAACTGCCGAACAAGTGACAGAAGCTGACGATGCTTTACCTATCCGATTTACCGATGCGGCTGCCTTAAAGGTAAAAACGCTTATGGATGAGGAAGAAAATGATGCATTGAAGCTACGCGTCTATGTTACGGGTGGCGGATGTTCTGGTTTTCAGTACGGCTTCACCTTCGATGAGAAGATTAACGAGGGTGATTTCACCGTCGAGAAGCAGGGAGTACAGTTAGTCGTCGATCCTATGAGCCTACAATATCTGGTTGGTGGTGAAGTCGATTACACCTCTGGTCTGGAAGGTTCACGTTTCTTCGTGAAGAACCCTAATGCGACAACAACCTGTGGTTGTGGAGCTAGCTTCTCAGTATAA
- a CDS encoding DUF2750 domain-containing protein, with protein MSKSAKDASQMTPEARYDYFVEQVKTEEILWTLQDDDGCVMLTTEEEDCIPMWPSEEAAKSWAVDDWESCIPLAIPVSEWLERWVPGMQDDDLFVAVYPVQEDLGVVIPPYELEQRITPKQHH; from the coding sequence ATGAGTAAAAGTGCCAAAGATGCAAGCCAAATGACTCCAGAAGCTCGCTATGACTACTTTGTTGAGCAAGTCAAGACTGAAGAGATACTATGGACCCTTCAAGATGATGATGGCTGCGTAATGCTAACCACGGAAGAGGAAGATTGTATTCCTATGTGGCCTAGCGAAGAAGCCGCTAAGTCTTGGGCTGTCGATGATTGGGAAAGCTGTATTCCTCTCGCTATCCCAGTATCTGAATGGTTGGAACGTTGGGTTCCAGGCATGCAAGATGATGATCTATTTGTTGCCGTATATCCGGTACAGGAAGACCTAGGTGTCGTTATCCCTCCCTATGAACTTGAGCAGCGTATCACGCCGAAGCAGCATCACTAA
- the aqpZ gene encoding aquaporin Z: MNMSQKMAAEFIGTLWLVLGGCGSAVLAAAFPDVGIGLLGVSFAFGLTVLTMAFAIGHISGCHLNPAVSFGLWAGGRFPAKELAPYIVAQVAGGIAGAGILYLIASGNADFSLADGFASNGYGEHSPGGYNMTSALVTEVVMTLFFLLIILGATDVRAPQGFAPIAIGLALTLVHLISIPVTNTSVNPARSTGTALFVGDWAISQLWLFWVAPIAGAIIAGFIYKFFNTKES, translated from the coding sequence ATGAACATGTCTCAAAAAATGGCGGCCGAGTTTATCGGTACACTTTGGCTTGTACTCGGTGGTTGTGGTAGTGCAGTTTTAGCTGCAGCCTTCCCCGATGTAGGCATAGGCCTATTAGGTGTTTCTTTCGCCTTCGGTCTTACTGTGTTAACCATGGCATTTGCCATAGGCCATATATCAGGCTGTCATCTTAACCCTGCCGTATCTTTCGGTCTCTGGGCAGGCGGTCGCTTTCCTGCAAAAGAGCTAGCCCCCTATATTGTCGCTCAAGTTGCTGGTGGTATTGCTGGTGCGGGAATTTTATACCTTATCGCATCAGGAAACGCCGACTTCAGTTTAGCCGATGGTTTCGCTTCAAATGGTTATGGCGAACATTCACCTGGTGGCTACAACATGACATCAGCCTTAGTAACTGAAGTGGTTATGACCCTCTTCTTCCTACTGATCATTCTTGGTGCTACAGATGTTAGAGCTCCTCAAGGCTTTGCACCTATCGCCATCGGATTGGCCTTAACCTTAGTCCACCTGATCAGTATTCCAGTTACAAACACCTCAGTAAACCCGGCACGTAGTACCGGTACTGCGCTATTTGTTGGTGACTGGGCAATATCACAACTTTGGTTGTTCTGGGTTGCCCCTATCGCAGGCGCAATCATAGCTGGCTTTATCTATAAGTTTTTCAACACAAAAGAAAGCTAA
- a CDS encoding anhydro-N-acetylmuramic acid kinase has protein sequence MSRDYYIGLMSGTSMDGVDAVLVDFSEQHPKLIAKHSEAIPTHTLNGLQRLCLPGNDEINLLGQLDRSVGQLFGVAVNALLAKAGVAKEQVIAIGSHGQTIRHMPNLDMGFTLQIGDPNTIAVVTEIDVIADFRRKDIALGGQGAPLVPAFHQEIFATTDTPRIILNIGGISNITFLPSNTSADDRQVIGFDTGPGNTLIDAWCLQALQQAYDKDGAWAASGTTDVKLLNHLLSHSYFSQGFPKSTGRELFNQAWLEQQTAAFGYLNEADIQSTLLDVTCHSIANDTLSLSESGELFVCGGGAFNSEMMRRLAKLLPSYKMNTTSELGIDPQWVEGIAFAWLAMRHHLRLPGNLPAVTGASREAVLGSLFPAA, from the coding sequence ATGAGCAGAGACTACTATATTGGCCTAATGTCGGGAACTAGCATGGATGGCGTCGATGCAGTACTTGTCGATTTCAGCGAACAACACCCCAAGCTTATCGCCAAGCATAGTGAAGCGATCCCGACACATACCTTAAATGGTCTACAGCGCCTCTGCCTCCCGGGCAATGACGAAATAAATCTGCTGGGCCAACTAGATCGTAGTGTTGGGCAATTATTCGGTGTGGCCGTCAATGCCCTACTCGCCAAGGCTGGAGTTGCAAAAGAGCAAGTGATCGCTATTGGCAGCCATGGTCAAACCATCAGACACATGCCCAATCTAGATATGGGATTTACCCTACAAATAGGCGACCCTAACACCATAGCCGTAGTCACTGAAATCGATGTCATTGCCGATTTCAGACGTAAAGATATCGCCTTAGGCGGGCAAGGTGCTCCTCTGGTGCCGGCATTTCATCAGGAAATTTTCGCCACAACTGACACCCCAAGGATCATTCTCAACATAGGCGGCATCTCTAACATCACCTTCCTGCCCTCAAATACATCAGCAGATGATCGACAAGTCATAGGCTTCGATACTGGGCCAGGAAATACCTTGATAGATGCCTGGTGCCTACAGGCATTACAACAAGCCTACGATAAAGACGGTGCCTGGGCTGCCAGTGGAACCACAGATGTAAAGCTGCTCAATCATCTGCTATCTCACTCATACTTCTCTCAGGGCTTCCCCAAAAGCACCGGACGCGAGCTGTTCAATCAAGCCTGGCTCGAACAACAAACCGCGGCATTTGGTTACCTGAATGAGGCTGATATCCAGTCGACTCTGCTCGATGTCACTTGTCATAGCATAGCCAATGATACCTTATCATTATCTGAGAGCGGAGAGCTGTTTGTCTGCGGCGGTGGAGCGTTTAACAGTGAGATGATGCGACGTCTGGCTAAACTCTTGCCGAGTTATAAGATGAATACTACATCTGAGCTGGGAATTGACCCACAATGGGTCGAAGGCATTGCCTTCGCCTGGCTAGCCATGCGCCACCACCTTAGATTGCCAGGTAACTTACCCGCAGTAACAGGCGCTAGCAGAGAAGCCGTTTTAGGCTCTCTATTCCCAGCGGCTTAA
- a CDS encoding peptidoglycan DD-metalloendopeptidase family protein, with amino-acid sequence MGKVITLLKLLPKAHQILLCVLVLVTLIIVILPSGNSHDSKDANSQLSGSIDLSNDDVSAKSNKSTAKLEHLKTPLSIRTPTPAANHQENIADTNSPSKPEPESSIDELHSQQAPKTHVKHFKVKSGDTLAALFNRAGLSSRDVYEITQLPRAKKNLLKIMPGEEIIIVKDDSGNFLQLSYHITPISTLVIDKNDKGYAEHISNKEVESRNKFANATINNNFWNAGVNADLTPNQIMQLATIFGWDIDFALDIRKGDNFSIIFEEEYADGKFLRNGNILAAEFSNQGDRYTAVRYTDGNYYSEDGRSMRKAFLRSPVDFKYVSSSFNPKRLHPVTGQVRAHRGVDYVAAVGTPIKAAGKGRVIKSAYNRFNGNYVFIKHNDTYTTKYLHLNKRKVRQGETVKQGQIIGTLGSTGRVTGAHLHYEFIVNGTHRNPRTVKLPKSLPIAKSQKSKFLALSKQIMAKLQQNKQIS; translated from the coding sequence ATGGGAAAGGTTATAACGCTGTTAAAATTGCTGCCAAAAGCGCATCAAATACTCTTGTGTGTCTTAGTGTTAGTGACCTTAATCATAGTTATCCTACCTTCCGGCAACAGCCATGACTCAAAGGATGCTAACTCTCAACTTTCCGGCAGCATAGACCTGAGTAATGACGACGTCAGTGCCAAGTCAAATAAGAGTACTGCTAAGTTAGAACATCTGAAAACACCTCTTTCTATACGCACACCGACGCCAGCTGCGAATCATCAAGAAAATATTGCCGATACAAATTCGCCAAGCAAACCTGAGCCTGAGAGCTCCATCGACGAATTACACAGCCAACAAGCCCCAAAAACACACGTTAAACATTTTAAAGTAAAGAGCGGTGATACCTTAGCCGCCCTTTTTAATCGCGCTGGATTAAGCTCACGGGATGTCTACGAGATAACCCAGCTACCAAGAGCGAAGAAAAACTTACTCAAGATCATGCCTGGCGAAGAGATCATCATAGTGAAAGATGATAGCGGCAATTTTTTGCAGCTGAGTTATCACATCACCCCAATCTCAACCCTCGTCATAGATAAAAATGACAAGGGCTATGCCGAGCATATTTCAAATAAGGAAGTTGAGAGTCGTAATAAATTTGCCAACGCGACCATTAACAATAACTTCTGGAATGCCGGCGTGAACGCAGATTTAACCCCAAACCAGATCATGCAGCTAGCCACCATTTTTGGTTGGGATATCGATTTTGCCCTGGATATCAGGAAGGGAGATAACTTCTCCATCATCTTCGAAGAGGAATATGCCGACGGTAAGTTCCTCAGGAATGGTAATATCTTAGCCGCAGAATTTAGTAACCAGGGCGATCGCTACACTGCAGTACGTTATACCGATGGTAACTATTACTCGGAGGATGGGCGTAGTATGCGCAAAGCCTTCCTGCGCTCCCCCGTCGATTTCAAATATGTTAGCTCCAGCTTCAATCCAAAGCGCTTACATCCGGTCACAGGTCAAGTCAGAGCCCATAGAGGGGTTGATTATGTTGCCGCCGTGGGCACACCAATTAAGGCCGCGGGTAAAGGACGAGTGATAAAGTCAGCCTATAACCGATTCAATGGTAACTATGTTTTTATTAAACATAACGATACCTATACCACTAAATATTTGCACCTGAATAAGCGTAAGGTAAGGCAAGGAGAGACTGTCAAACAGGGACAGATCATCGGCACCCTAGGCTCTACCGGACGTGTCACAGGCGCACATCTGCACTATGAATTTATCGTCAATGGCACCCACAGAAACCCAAGAACTGTCAAACTGCCGAAATCATTGCCCATCGCCAAATCACAAAAATCTAAGTTTTTGGCTCTAAGTAAGCAGATCATGGCTAAACTTCAACAGAACAAGCAGATCAGCTAG
- the tyrS gene encoding tyrosine--tRNA ligase — MADLDQAFAEIKRGTDEILLEADLLEKLKEGRPLRIKLGADPTAPDIHLGHTVILNKMRTFQELGHEVIFLIGDFTGMVGDPSGKNSTRPPLTREQVLANAETYKEQVYKILDPAKTRIEFNSTWLEPLGAAGMIRLASKQTVARMMERDDFKKRYTSGQSIAIHEFMYPLLQGYDSVALEADVELGGTDQKFNLLMGRELQKSEGQKPQTVIMMPLLEGLDGVKKMSKSAHNYIGVSEPAGEMFGKIMSISDVLMWRYFELLSFRPLGEIEQFKADIEAGANPRDIKIALAKEIITRFHDEAAAEAAHQEFINRFQKGAIPDDIEEVELNVGDGIAIANLLKELGFVKSTSDAMRMIKQGAAKIDGVKIEDTRLQLTAGTTGIFQMGKRKFAKVTLV; from the coding sequence ATGGCTGATTTAGACCAAGCATTTGCAGAGATTAAACGCGGTACCGATGAGATATTACTCGAAGCGGATCTGCTGGAAAAACTAAAAGAGGGACGTCCCTTACGTATTAAGCTTGGAGCCGATCCAACCGCGCCAGATATTCATCTTGGTCACACAGTGATCTTAAACAAGATGCGTACATTTCAGGAATTAGGTCATGAAGTGATCTTCCTGATTGGTGATTTCACCGGTATGGTTGGCGATCCTAGTGGTAAAAATAGCACTCGTCCTCCATTGACTCGCGAGCAAGTACTCGCTAACGCAGAAACCTATAAAGAGCAGGTCTATAAAATCTTAGACCCAGCAAAGACGCGCATCGAGTTTAACTCTACCTGGCTGGAACCTTTGGGTGCTGCGGGTATGATACGTCTAGCGTCTAAGCAAACGGTTGCTCGTATGATGGAGCGTGACGACTTTAAGAAGCGTTATACTTCGGGTCAGTCGATAGCTATTCATGAATTTATGTACCCCTTGCTACAGGGTTATGACTCGGTAGCCTTGGAAGCCGACGTCGAACTTGGCGGTACCGATCAGAAGTTTAACTTGCTGATGGGACGCGAATTACAGAAATCTGAAGGTCAAAAACCTCAGACTGTTATCATGATGCCATTGCTTGAAGGCCTAGACGGCGTGAAGAAGATGTCTAAGTCTGCACACAACTATATCGGTGTCAGTGAGCCTGCCGGTGAGATGTTTGGCAAGATCATGTCTATCTCAGATGTATTGATGTGGCGTTACTTCGAGCTGCTATCATTCCGCCCTCTGGGAGAGATTGAGCAGTTCAAGGCTGACATCGAGGCCGGAGCAAATCCCCGCGATATCAAGATAGCCTTAGCGAAAGAGATCATCACACGTTTCCATGATGAAGCCGCTGCCGAAGCTGCTCATCAAGAGTTCATCAACCGTTTCCAAAAGGGTGCTATCCCGGATGATATCGAAGAGGTTGAACTGAACGTGGGTGACGGTATCGCTATCGCCAACTTGCTCAAGGAATTAGGCTTCGTTAAGTCGACTTCTGATGCCATGCGTATGATCAAGCAGGGCGCGGCCAAGATAGATGGCGTAAAGATTGAAGATACACGCCTACAGCTAACCGCTGGCACCACAGGTATCTTTCAGATGGGTAAACGTAAGTTTGCCAAGGTCACCTTAGTTTAA
- a CDS encoding peptide MFS transporter has translation MDPAQDSPDKEQIFNDDFLGHPKGLYVCFATEMWERFSFYGMKYLLLLYLTKYHLFSDGAGLEVLGSYAGLVYSLPVIGGLLADRYLGMRKAVIFGGILLCLGHFLMAVEGHQAVQYNAGSQLIADITLNDGSVILAGTVLSETVQIRDLAALNIFYLAMALIVVGVGFLKPNISTLVGQLYDKDDPRRESGFTIFYMGINIGAFAATIICVYLGETFGWGYGFGAAGVGMLIGLFTFLKGQKYLRGLAEPDDPKLLSEKVIWVFSREHLIYLAALLSLSMFWLIIQHEPVVFAAQQVLLLVSGVGLIAYAVLKGTKEEMHQTIVLMILIASTIVFWALFEQAAGSMTLFADRVVDRNLGGIEIAAGQFGSLNAGFIMLLALPFAALWVWLDKHKLNPNIPVKFGLGIIQAGLGFGALVIGARYPNEAGQISLWWLVLAYLLHTTGELCLSPVGLSAVTKLAIHRVVGVSMGVWFLATALSETLAMRLGQLAAIDISDPQNLDIAQAASTYTQLFEFLMWTGIGFGAFMLIISPILKKYMHGVR, from the coding sequence ATGGATCCAGCTCAAGATTCACCGGACAAGGAACAGATATTCAATGATGACTTCTTAGGTCACCCTAAGGGGCTATATGTCTGCTTCGCCACTGAGATGTGGGAGCGATTCTCCTTCTATGGCATGAAATACCTGCTACTGCTTTACCTGACTAAGTATCACCTGTTTTCCGACGGTGCCGGACTCGAAGTATTAGGCTCCTATGCAGGCTTGGTGTATTCGCTTCCTGTCATAGGTGGCCTATTAGCCGATAGATACTTAGGCATGCGCAAAGCGGTCATCTTTGGTGGTATTTTACTTTGTCTGGGACACTTCCTGATGGCAGTAGAAGGACACCAAGCGGTGCAGTATAACGCTGGGAGTCAACTTATAGCCGATATCACCCTCAATGACGGTAGCGTCATACTAGCAGGCACTGTGTTGTCCGAAACCGTCCAGATACGCGATCTGGCCGCCCTCAACATCTTTTATCTGGCCATGGCATTGATCGTCGTCGGCGTCGGTTTCCTCAAGCCAAATATCTCAACCTTAGTCGGCCAGCTCTATGACAAGGACGATCCCCGCCGTGAATCTGGCTTCACCATCTTCTACATGGGCATCAATATCGGCGCCTTCGCCGCAACAATTATTTGCGTCTATCTAGGGGAAACCTTCGGCTGGGGTTATGGCTTCGGCGCCGCCGGTGTCGGCATGCTGATAGGCTTGTTTACCTTCCTCAAGGGACAGAAGTACCTCAGAGGCCTAGCAGAGCCTGACGATCCTAAGCTGCTTAGTGAAAAAGTAATATGGGTCTTCAGCCGGGAGCACCTCATCTATCTGGCCGCATTGTTAAGCCTGTCGATGTTTTGGCTGATAATCCAACATGAGCCCGTGGTCTTCGCCGCGCAGCAGGTGCTATTACTGGTTTCAGGTGTTGGTCTAATTGCTTATGCAGTCTTGAAAGGCACCAAGGAGGAGATGCACCAGACGATAGTCTTAATGATACTCATCGCCTCCACCATAGTATTTTGGGCCTTGTTTGAACAGGCGGCGGGCTCAATGACTCTGTTCGCCGATCGCGTGGTTGATAGGAATCTGGGGGGCATAGAGATAGCTGCTGGGCAATTTGGCTCCCTCAATGCAGGATTTATCATGTTGCTGGCACTGCCCTTCGCCGCATTATGGGTCTGGCTGGATAAACATAAATTAAACCCCAATATTCCGGTCAAGTTCGGTCTGGGAATAATCCAGGCAGGCCTGGGATTTGGCGCCCTAGTTATTGGTGCCAGATATCCAAACGAGGCCGGACAAATAAGTCTCTGGTGGTTAGTACTCGCATACCTGCTACACACCACAGGTGAACTTTGCCTATCTCCGGTCGGTCTGTCAGCCGTGACTAAGCTGGCCATTCATCGAGTGGTGGGGGTTTCCATGGGAGTCTGGTTTCTGGCTACAGCCCTGTCTGAAACCTTAGCCATGCGTTTGGGGCAACTGGCCGCTATAGACATATCTGATCCTCAAAACCTAGACATAGCTCAGGCAGCCAGTACTTATACTCAGCTGTTCGAATTCTTGATGTGGACCGGCATAGGCTTCGGGGCATTTATGCTCATCATCTCTCCTATCTTGAAGAAATACATGCACGGCGTGCGTTAA
- a CDS encoding nuclear transport factor 2 family protein, translating to MMILRNLCLVLAFACLPSVANTGKMPLEQQLAVKYIQAVTEHDYQALNAFYDRDSVFKDRTASKTYTGRRHIINFLRRAHQGVLEYAFNIEHMFNSGSLVVMIGSYHYRGPGDQFGKPGKIIDLAIPGVTTINLDMTNQRVEQHVDLMDYQTMADQLAVQ from the coding sequence ATGATGATCTTACGCAATCTCTGTCTTGTACTTGCTTTCGCCTGCTTACCTTCGGTGGCCAACACAGGCAAGATGCCACTGGAACAGCAGTTGGCAGTAAAGTATATTCAGGCAGTCACAGAACACGATTATCAGGCGTTAAACGCCTTCTATGACAGAGATAGTGTCTTCAAAGATAGAACCGCAAGCAAAACCTATACTGGCCGCAGGCACATCATCAACTTTCTCAGACGCGCCCATCAGGGCGTACTCGAATATGCCTTTAACATAGAGCACATGTTCAACTCAGGCTCTCTGGTGGTGATGATCGGCAGCTATCACTACAGGGGACCTGGAGATCAATTTGGTAAACCCGGTAAAATTATCGACTTGGCAATACCTGGGGTCACAACAATCAACCTAGATATGACGAACCAAAGGGTCGAGCAACATGTAGACCTGATGGATTATCAAACCATGGCCGATCAATTGGCAGTGCAGTAG
- a CDS encoding trimeric intracellular cation channel family protein, with protein MMEWIYFFDLCGTAVFALSGALAAGRHRMDPFGVIVLASVTAVGGGSIRDALLGTTPVFWIRDPNYIIVILITVLLTLILVRRPKKVPQHTLPIADALGLALFTVIGAEKALNLELGGMIAVVMGLITGVGGGIIRDLLCRQVPMILRTEIYAIASILGGICYSVSLYLGADNMHAMLVSMTVALCIRLAAIKWHLSLPAFDLKKNLKN; from the coding sequence ATGATGGAGTGGATCTACTTCTTCGATCTCTGTGGCACCGCCGTTTTTGCCCTCTCAGGGGCGCTAGCGGCTGGGCGACATCGCATGGACCCTTTCGGAGTCATAGTACTCGCCTCGGTCACAGCTGTCGGTGGCGGTAGCATACGGGATGCACTTCTGGGAACGACACCTGTATTTTGGATCCGCGATCCCAACTATATTATCGTCATTTTGATCACTGTGTTATTGACCTTAATTCTGGTACGCAGACCTAAGAAGGTCCCACAACATACCCTCCCCATAGCCGATGCCCTGGGCTTGGCTTTATTTACCGTCATTGGCGCCGAGAAAGCACTGAACCTAGAGCTAGGAGGCATGATAGCCGTTGTAATGGGCTTAATAACTGGCGTGGGTGGAGGCATCATTCGAGACTTATTATGCCGTCAAGTCCCTATGATATTGAGAACCGAGATCTATGCTATCGCATCCATCTTAGGCGGGATCTGTTACAGTGTGAGTCTCTACTTAGGTGCCGATAATATGCATGCCATGCTAGTCTCCATGACAGTGGCGCTTTGCATCCGACTCGCTGCCATTAAATGGCACTTGTCCTTACCGGCATTCGATTTGAAGAAAAACTTAAAGAATTAA